One region of Thunnus thynnus chromosome 14, fThuThy2.1, whole genome shotgun sequence genomic DNA includes:
- the vox gene encoding ventral homeobox codes for MVKYFSVDWLAQSHHNTAAREDHGDVTDSAPTCRPHIPCVVQPRPPTYGKGYLQPKPRPSKPAEHMDPVESSAHQDSSLCSPLHPTNCASPISEISGYSSGYESEAASSECLSVDEGSEVERDGPQRRVRTKFTPEQISKLEKIFNKHKYLDAGERVKTAQKLNLTETQVRTWFQNRRMKLKREVQDYLAPQVPPVMFQPLPPVQYHGMAGQQPHYSSASPAFYPLPVPQLVLQQQMPPQHPPRVMIHNPHFY; via the exons ATGGTGAAATACTTTTCTGTGGACTGGCTTGCCCAGAGTCATCACAACACCGCGGCGAGAGAGGACCACGGAGATGTCACGGATAGTGCGCCGACCTGCAGGCCACATATTCCCTGCGTGGTGCAGCCGCGCCCTCCGACTTATGGCAAGGGTTACCTGCAGCCAAAACCCAGACCATCAAAGCCCGCTGAGCACATGGATCCAGTGGAGAGTAGCGCGCATCAGGACTCCAGCCTGTGCTCACCTTTGCATCCAACAAACTGCGCCTCACCAA TTTCAGAAATCAGCGGCTACTCCTCCGGGTACGAGAGCGAAGCGGCTTCCTCTGAGTGTCTCTCTGTGGATGAGGGAAGCGAGGTGGAGAGAGACGGACCACAGCGCCGTGTGCGCACAAAGTTCACCCCCGAGCAGATCAGCAAACTGGAAAAGATCTTCAACAAGCACAAATACCTGGATGCTGGCGAGAGAGTGAAGACAGCGCAGAAGCTGAACCTCACAGAAACTCAG gtgagGACCTGGTTTCAGAACAGGAGGATGAAGCTGAAACGTGAGGTGCAGGACTACCTCGCTCCCCAAGTCCCACCGGTGATGTTCCAGCCTCTGCCCCCGGTTCAGTACCACGGCATGGCTGGACAGCAACCTCACTACTCCTCAGCCAGCCCGGCCTTTTACCCGCTCCCTGTCCCGCAGCTGGTCCTCCAGCAGCAGATGCCCCCTCAACATCCCCCGCGTGTCATGATCCACAACCCACATTTCTACTGA
- the LOC137196687 gene encoding kinase non-catalytic C-lobe domain-containing protein 1, protein METSGSDAAVTYLGKAEERDGYSELEHLPPLLEDEENVSLADILSLRDSCLSEEEVWAVCAECVLALQSIRPSHLFHTLCITPDTLAFNAHGNVCFMEQLSDDPEGSFVPPEFDNTGSTFEGHVYSLGSTLSAALNFVIEPELEAELGVEIQRLLEQMQEEKPEDRPLLQDILSLAEARLSHTSSAAVCRKLSSIGRRVLSIESVSTFQDGQEGSWEARWQHPKPRCLLKRLSSDDNTKDLCVDSSYKANGLSRQQVCAGWDSSLWAEDMDSSDGDCMVLMDELDCRSHNSSPVRRRAQQRLNRVRGALNRSCSVPDSNNPPCLSPPTHGDISIPVSDLTEIGADEHLGCKSVWSNILRLNRGRSCESYPHSMEEDCVNSFADNQMLQGNEDAADLLCSGETNIQVCQDNECKECTQDLASPCTSCQELDMEHDSSGDLNSLNHGLYIPNNHMTKSMLCLNEESQDEWISLRELLTRCGRRLTVNELWALCYTCLSSLQTYIDFPAYLCLDTVYVGCEGEVLFLKPKNIGHRDEFYLAPEYQEHGIVTEKACVYGVAAILWATAKFSLSPNQKLAMPRKLKRLLLEMAKRTPIERPTIVMAKKSCRDYLSRQGTDAEAVWNELLSRVHPPASKSTDGEDLSADDAHQNSCEETTQINSGFVPMATESRLAPVPGPVPHSYPVHKELQLPEAFTSTATHFTPIILTNEEDSEEESQNLGAAIEETVDGFKKSSEHMEERGLDLDFTAHSEDPYPTQNEPSLHTEELDPVNQVVINKTLPVNSISTLPNISCLEVSLPPPLSSNLNSCGVFNNYLFRQDPTTGHLSLVPVQVRAPESLLGLDINLSLVMQSLQGLITVPESTDGPFINCQTVPGRSESQEYGPPSSHFNGSSISSDSPLEHSVPRAYDGQTIAGTQGENQSPSGSTSHKVHPALQEVIDLLKGEFSLDGYLENGHKDVAMGEYIFSLKDLQYCVFASIVKEKFSDLYWEDDLLGVLHRLVNYSPSTLDSNEQPPSQAVKRAANTPPVIATAWRGKREDRLHGCLDLNGNIHTASPAVVDSWEGTKALSCHGENEAALEDFDLKSEESEHRVCQGASTDRDSSDAGVMEGGDHSAGGSDESPSEAEFLSGREEGLPGAHDEHMSPDCSEDMEDSDSLVSMQFLLPGSRGEGPGLSYSPAWALAFFGEDCFSPEVIQYSVNLGQHTGSPCLDLKTQELQQQLIIETRNLKKTKNFYQKLIQQERKNKGSESKLMLSKLKSQLEELRSKVVFLDCVKKYLEILSVDQWGLEVSLLPSLAACGPGSLDFQSSEDTSFLSFGSSKGKSTLQAGTPLGLMAYLYARNAAAEGYIQQFLYTYRFFCTPEQFLQFIMDKFISAAREGPDMSEDNVKIFHRSLDLLQFWITECKLVDFTPKSSFVDTLENFINTEVIPVDSRGEALLAALHSPLSITWSKGGGSQISFEEENESVAVQSSTEDLGRKWRISRIVEPSPSMPKENAFSIAAALPIPCYGSLANDLSNVCLHSEERLPFSQNEYSAQHVAQQLTLLQQDIFQGCHPVHFLNSRIQGIRDKVLNPNKNVSQHIPPAEGSSLEETPSDSYLQQLLTYSDSVTNWISGEVVVCDSLKTQVALLTKYLTIGKHCYESRNFATAMQVLGGLENVIVRQLPAWKHLPSKVCEILEELRAVQVFLKSDDLCLMGGEQTRRRPTLPSVQILAMHVQQREIGAFTLTTGACKWTKLRSIAKLVSQVHAFQEVVYTYSPDRELQAYLQCRIARLGTSDIRLLAASNDANFQQSSERQTQRIQDTLRRVRASFQ, encoded by the exons GAAAACGTGTCTCTGGCAGACATCCTGTCTTTGCGGGACAGCTGTCTGTCTGAGGAGGAGGTGTGGGCGGTGTGTGCAGAGTGCGTTCTGGCCCTGCAGAGCATCAGACCCTCCCACCTCTTCCACACCCTGTGTATAACACCAGACACTCTGGCCTTCAACGCCCATGGGAATGTTTGCTTCATGGAGCAGCTCAGTG atgatccagaggGCTCCTTTGTGCCTCCTGAGTTTGACAACACAGGCAGTACGTTCGAG GGCCATGTTTACTCTCTGGGCTCTACGCTTTCTGCCGCACTGAACTTTGTCATCGAGCCAGAGTTAGAGGCTGAGCTGGGAGTAGAAATCCAGAGGCTGTTGGAGCAGATGCAGGAAGAAAAGCCAGAGGACAGGCCGCTCCTGCAG GACATCCTCTCTCTGGCTGAAGCAAGGCTGTCTCATACCTCATCCGCAGCTGTGTGCCGGAAACTATCTTCTATTGGACGACGTGTGCTATCAATCGAATCAGTATCAACCTTTCAAG ATGGACAGGAAGGCTCCTGGGAAGCAAGATGGCAGCATCCCAAACCCAGATGTCTGCTCAAAAGACTGAGCTCAGATGATAATACCAAAGACCTGTGTGTTGACAGTTCCTATAAGGCAAATGGTCTGTCCAGGCAGCAG GTGTGTGCGGGCTGGGATTCCTCTCTCTGGGCGGAGGATATGGACAGCAGTGACGGAGACTGCATGGTCTTGATGGATGAGTTGGACTGCCGGTCTCACAACAGCTCCCCAGTGCGGAGGAGAGCCCAGCAGAGACTGAACCGGGTGAGAGGGGCGCTTAACCGCTCCTGCTCCGTTCCAGACTCCAACAACCCCCCATGCCTTTCCCCTCCAACTCATGGAGATATCAGTATACCTGTATCGGACCTCACTGAGATAGGAGCAGATGAACACTTGGGCTGCAAGTCTGTGTGGAGCAACATACTTAGACTCAACCGAGGAAGGTCCTGTGAGTCTTACCCACACAGTATGGAGGAggattgtgtgaactcgtttgctGACAACCAAATGTTGCAAGGAAACGAGGATGCTGCCGATCTCTTATGCAGTGGAGAAACAAATATTCAAGTGTGTCAGGACAATGAATGTAAAGAGTGTACCCAGGATTTAGCATCTCCATGTACTTCGTGTCAGGAGCTGGACATGGAACATGACTCTTCTGGGGACCTGAACTCATTGAACCACGGCCTCTACATTCCTAATAACCACATGACCAAAAGCATGCTGTGCCTCAATGAAGAATCTCAGGATGAG tgGATCTCTTTAAGAGAGCTGCTCACTCGTTGTGGACGGAGGCTGACAGTCAATGAGCTGTGGGCTCTGTGTTACACCTGCCTGTCCTCGCTGCAGACCTACATTGACTTTCCAG CTTATCTATGCCTGGACACAGTGTACGTTGGCTGTGAGGGAGAGGTGCTTTTCTTGAAACCTAAAAACATAG GGCACCGGGATGAATTCTATCTTGCACCTGAATATCAAGAACATGGAATTGTAACTGAGAAG GCTTGTGTTTATGGGGTTGCTGCTATTCTCTGGGCCACAGCCAAGTTCAGTTTATCACCTAATCAAAAGCTGGCGATGCCTCGCAAACTGAAGAGACTGCTCCTGGAGATGGCAAAGAGGACGCCCATCGAGAGACCTACCATTGTCATGGCTAAAAAG AGCTGTCGTGACTACTTATCACGTCAAGGGACAGATGCTGAGGCTGTGTGGAATGAGCTCCTCAGCAGAGTTCACCCG CCAGCCTCAAAATCCACTGATGGAGAGGATTTGAGTGCAGATGACGCTCATCAAAACTCATGTGAGGAGACCACACAAATCAATAGTG GCTTTGTGCCCATGGCCACTGAGAGCCGACTGGCTCCTGTGCCTGGCCCTGTTCCCCACAGCTATCCAGTCCACAAGGAACTACAACTCCCAGAGGCCTTCACTTCCACCGCAACACACTTCACCCCCATCATCCTGACCAATGAAGAGGACTCAGAAGAGGAGAGCCAAAACCTTGGAGCTGCCATTGAAGA GACTGTGGATGGATTCAAAAAAAGCAGTGAACATATGGAGGAAAGAGGCCTTGATCTTGACTTTACTGCACACTCTGAGGACCCATATCCTACACAGAATGAACCCAGTCTACATACAGAAGAGTTGGACCCTGTTAATCAGGTCGTCATAAATAAAACTCTGCCAGTCAACTCTATCTCTACTCTCCCTAATATTTCTTGTCTTGAAGTCTCTCTTCCTCCGCCATTATCCTCTAACCTCAACAGTTGTGGTGTTTTCAACAATTACCTATTCCGTCAGGATCCCACAACAGGACATCTTTCTTTAGTGCCTGTACAGGTCAGGGCTCCCGAGTCTCTCCTTGGCTTGGATATAAATCTGTCACTGGTCATGCAGTCTTTGCAGGGACTAATCACAGTTCCAGAAAGCACTGATGGTCCGTTTATTAACTGTCAGACTGTTCCTGGGAGGTCTGAATCCCAGGAATATGGCCCACCATCATCTCATTTCAATGGTAGCTCCATCAGTTCTGACAGCCCCTTGGAGCACAGTGTGCCCAGAGCTTATGATGGACAAACAATTGCAGGGACACAAGGTGAAAACCAGTCTCCTTCAGGGTCCACCTCCCACAAAGTCCACCCTGCCTTACAGGAGGTGATTGACCTGCTCAAGGGAGAGTTTTCACTTGATGGGTATTTGGAGAATGGACACAAAGACGTTGCCATGG GGGAGTACATCTTCTCTTTGAAGGACCTCCAGTACTGCGTGTTTGCCAGTATTGTGAAGGAGAAGTTCAGTGATCTGTACTGGGAAGATGACTTGCTAGGTGTATTGCACCGCCTGGTTAACTACAGCCCATCCACACT CGACTCTAATGAGCAGCCTCCATCACAGGCAGTGAAAAGGGCAGCTAATACCCCACCCGTGATAGCCACTGCctggagagggaagagagaagaTCGTCTGCATGGTTGTCTCGACCTTAATGGAAACATTCACACTGCCAGTCCTGCTGTTGTGGACTCATGGGAAGGAACCAAGGCCCTGTCCTGTCATGGAGAAAATGAGGCTGCGCTTgaagattttgatttaaaatcagAGGAGAGTGAACACCGTGTCTGCCAAG GCGCGAGCACTGACAGGGACAGTTCGGACGCAGGGGTCATGGAGGGAGGAGATCATTCAGCGGGGGGCAGCGATGAAAGCCCCTCTGAAGCTGAATTTCTGTCGGGGAGAGAAGAAGGGCTGCCTGGAGCCCATGATGAGCACATGAGCCCTGACTGCTCTGAGGACATGGAGGACAGTGATTCTCTGGTGTCAATGCAATTCCTCTTGCCTGGATCCAGAGGAGAAGGACCAGGCCTGAGCTACAGCCCAGCCTGGGCCTTGGCCTTCTTTGGAGAAGACTGTTTTAGCCCAGAGGTGATCCAGTACTCCGTGAATCTGGGACAGCACACAGGATCACCATGTCTGGATTTGAAAACGCAG gaactgcagcagcagctgataaTTGAAACAAGGAATCTTAAGAAAACGAAAAATTTCTACCAGAAGCTAATtcaacaagagagaaaaaacaaag GTTCTGAGAGCAAACTGATGTTGTCCAAACTCAAGTCCCAGCTTGAAGAACTCAGGTCCAAAGTGGTCTTCTTGGATTGTGTGAAGAAATACCTTGAG ATACTAAGTGTGGACCAGTGGGGTCTGGAGGTTTCACTACTGCCCTCTTTGGCTGCCTGTGGACCTGGCTCTTTGGACTTCCAATCCTCTGAGGACACCTCTTTCTTGAGCTTTGGAAGCAGCAAAGGAAAGAGCACTCTGCAAGCTGGGACTCCTCTGGGTCTCATGGCATACCTCTACGCCAG AAATGCTGCTGCGGAGGGCTACATCCAGCAGTTTCTGTATACCTATCGTTTCTTCTGCACTCCTGAACAGTTTCTTCAGTTCATAATGGATAAATTCATCAGTGCTGCAAG AGAAGGTCCAGACATGTCAGAAGACAATGTAAAGATCTTCCATCGCAGTTTGGACCTTCTCCAGTTCTGGATAACGGAATGTAAACTGGTGGACTTCACACCAAAGTCCAGCTTTGTGGATACACTAGAAAACTTCATCAATACCGAG gTAATCCCTGTGGACAGCCGAGGGGAGGCCCTTCTTGCTGCTCTCCACAGCCCTCTGAGTATAACTTGGAGCAAAGGAGGAGGAAGCCAAATCAGCTTTGAGGAAGAGAATGAATCTGTGGCTGTCCAATCATCTACTGAGGATCTTGGGAGAAAG TGGAGGATCTCAAGAATAGTAGAGCCTTCACCATCCATGCCTAAAGAGAATGCCTTCTCCATAGCTGCGGCCCTGCCTATTCCTTGCTACGGGTCCCTGGCTAATGATCTCTCTAACGTCTGCCTGCACAGCGAGGAGCGACTTCCCTTCAGCCAGAATGAATACAGTGCACAGCACGTAGCCCAACAGCTCACCCTCCTGCAGCAG GACATTTTCCAAGGATGTCATCCAGTTCATTTCCTCAACTCTAGAATACAAGGAATCAGGGACAAGGTCTTGAACCCAAACAA GAATGTGTCTCAGCATATCccaccagcagagggcagcagtCTCGAGGAGACGCCATCAGACAGctacctccagcagctgctcacGTACTCTGACAGTGTCACTAACTGGATCTCTGGTGAAGTAGTCGTCTGTGACTCCCTCAAG ACACAAGTTGCTCTGCTGACCAAGTATCTGACGATTGGAAAACACTGCTACGAATCGAGGAACTTTGCCACAGCCATGCAGGTCCTTGGAGGTCTGGAGAATGTGATTGTCAGGCAATTACCA GCTTGGAAACATCTGCCTTCCAAAGTGTGTGAGATCCTGGAGGAGCTACGAGCTGTGCAG GTGTTTCTGAAGAGTGACGACCTGTGTCTGATGGGGGGAGAACAAACGAGGAGGAGGCCCACCCTGCCTTCGGTGCAAATCCTGGCCATGCACGTCCAGCAGCGGGAGATCGGAGCCTTCACGCTCACTACTGGAGCTTGCAAGTGGACCAAGCTCAG GAGCATAGCAAAGTTGGTGAGTCAGGTCCACGCCTTCCAGGAGGTTGTGTACACCTACAGCCCGGACCGGGAGCTGCAGGCCTACCTTCAGTGCCGCATCGCCCGGCTCGGCACCTCCGACATCCGCCTCTTGGCCGCTTCCAACGATGCCAACTTCCAGCAGTCCTCCGAGCGACAAACACAGAGGATCCAGGACACACTGAGGAGGGTTAGGGCCTCCTTCCAGTGA
- the vent gene encoding ventral expressed homeobox — MPALCSSFFPDSCGYTSGSESEVGDDSEGEATQQRRMRTKFTSEQISKLENTFSKHKYLGATQRRKLAEKLNLSETQVKTWFQNRRMKMKREVQDMRPEFLSVPAALLPPVLFQHPVLSGQLPFYPQLQPLHRTSLPPPLHQHRTHPVILPPPFY; from the exons ATGCCAG CGCTCTGTTCTTCCTTCTTTCCAGATAGTTGTGGCTACACTTCAGGATCTGAGAGTGAGGTTGGAGACGACAGCGAGGGGGAAGCAACCCAGCAGCGAAGGATGAGGACCAAGTTCACCTCAGAGCAAATCAGCAAACTGGAGAATACCTTCAGCAAGCACAAATATTTGGGCGCCACGCAGAGAAGGAAGCTTGCTGAGAAGCTGAATCTTTCTGAAACTCAG GTGAAAACGTGGTTCCAGAacaggaggatgaagatgaaacGGGAGGTGCAGGATATGCGGCCTGAGTTCCTGTCGGTCCCGGCCGCTCTCCTGCCGCCTGTGTTGTTTCAGCACCCCGTCCTGAGTGGACAGCTCCCCTTCTACCCGCAGCTGCAGCCGCTTCACAGGACGAGCCTCCCCCCTCCTCTGCACCAGCACCGCACCCACCCTGTCATCCTGCCCCCACCCTTCTACTGA